CACAATAACTATAACTATTACCGTTGTTAGTTACGCACGCGCAACTCCATTTAGCAACGAAACTTGGTTTTTTCAAACCAAGTTCGTCACTTTTCAATTGCTTTTAATTAAGCAAATCAGTCATAGCATTAGTTAGGGGTTGCAGTCAAAGTAACCATATATTGGTAAGTGCCGCTAGGAACGTCAGAAGTAAAGCTTCTCGTACCGGCAACCATACCGACTTGGAGTGGAACATCAACACCAGAAGGAATTGTTATGGGAGTCGTAGACTTGTTCCAAGCACCACTATCAAAAGTACTACCACCGGAATAGGCAGTAGTATAGTTTGCCCCATCGTAAACAATAGATTGTAACTTCTGTGGATTAAAACTAGCAGGGACGCTAACTGCTACTGGAACAGAAGTACTCAGTTGAGCGGGAGAATTGCAATTAATCATTGTTTGACCAGCAGGGAGACCAGGTGTTAAACCAGGAATACCTCCACTAGATTCAACCCAGCCATATTTGGGCATAACCTGACCGAGAGTACCGCCGACAGTCCCAGAAAATACACAGCTTCCTGCAACAGTGCCGTTAAATGGAACATCTTGGGTTGTTGGTGCTGCATTTGCCACGGGGATGAAAGATGCAGTACTCAACACAGCAAGACTACTAGCTAAAGCTAAACGCCAATTCATAAGCTACTCCTTTCAAATTAAATCTTGGTGAATTTTTCAACTAGGACACAGCAAAGTACTGCTTAGAAATAAACTTGCATTAGTCTATGCATTCTAAGTCCAGATAGCTTTTCCTAATAAAAAACTACTTGATGGCTCTAAAAAATCACTTCAGTTAAATTAATCAACCAGAGATTTTTTAACTCATGCCATTCAATTTTAGGTTCAACTATTGCTGTGACTGATTACTAAAATAAGCAAGTATTTCTCAAAACTCTCTGAGAGAAATTACGTAAGTTTAGCCGCAAAAAACGACAAAAATAGCTATTTACTTTAATAATTTATTTATTTTCGATTATTTGACCGATATTTGCGCATCGAGCGAGAAATATCGTGGATTCTACGGATGTGACGTTAATAATTGTCGAGCTATATTAATCCGCTGTTCGCTCAAAATAACTTTATTTGCATTACCAAAATCGGCTGGTAATGTGTTACTGCTTTTGTACAGCAAATATCTGTATAAGATTTTTTGTAAAATTTTGATTTTACAAAATTTGTTACTTGTTAGCCGATCGCCTGTTGATAAGTTAATTCAATTTAACTAACCTGGACGGATTGATTTTCAATATATGAAAACAAAATATCTGCTGACTTTATCGCTCCTCACGGCTGTGCTGGGAACATTTGAGACAGCGATCGCGCAAGTAACAACAAATGAAAGTTCTATAAAAATTTTGCCGGATTTGTTAAATTCTGAACTCATGCATTCTGCTGCACCAGCAACTAGTGCTAACAATTCAAACAGCTTGTTAACGCCTAAGACTGAGTTTAGCGTTTTTCCTGTAGGAATAAATATAGGCGATCGCAATGTCAAATCTGGCGCATTAGTCCGAGGACAAGAAGACGGCAGACAAGCACTTAACTTTGCTAATTGGCGACTGTCTTACGATGATATAATTCAAGTCTTAAAATTTAACGTTACCACTTTAGCAGACGGTCAAATAGAAGTCCGTTCCGCTGGAATTGTGACTCGCCTCAATCCTAAAAAACTACGTACCGATCCCGAACTAGGTTTAGTATTTTCGATTCAAGATTTACAAACATTATTTGGAGTAAAAGCAAAGTTCGACCTGAATGAATATGCAATTATTTTAGAAGTGCCTTGGCTGACTCAGCCTGCAACAAATACATTTGAAGAAACCGAAACGCCTGTTGTCTTAAATGGCTTACAACGCCTCTACCCTGGCAAATTAAATATTGCTGGTATGGAACAAAGAGTCAATGCTACGGGAACGGGAGACACCACACCCACTTACACGGGAGACACACTTGCTGTTGGTAGTGCTTTCGGTGGTTCTTGGTTTGTCCGTACCACTCAATCCCAATTGCAAGACTTCTCCACTTGGAAACTTGCCGAAGCTCAATTTCTGCGTCAAACCGATTTTACCGACTATTTTGTAGGCTCTCAACCGACATTTTGGCAAAGTCAAGAAACGAGAAATTATTGGGGTTTAACCTTAGTTCAAAGACAAGGCTTTTCTCCACCTCAGAGTCTATCTGCTGGGAGTTCCGATCCGCGCCAACGCTTGCAAGCTGCTGTCGTGGGACGCACGATCGCCGGTAAAGCCGAACCAGGAACCTTAGTTAGGTTAGTCCGAGGATTTGGCAGTCGGGCGATCTCAGAAGTTTTAGTCGATTCCTCTGGAATCTATCGCTTTGAAAATATTAAATCCGATCGCGCTTATGACAGCAACTATCGTGTTTTCCTCTATCCCCAAGGACGGCTGACTGCACCACCAGAAATTCGGGAAGCGAGTTTTTCTACTGTACCAGGACAAATTCCCGCAGGTGCTTCGGCTTTCGTCGTGTCTGGCGGTTGGCAAAGCGATACGGACACGCAAATTCCTTCCATGCGAGAGTTGCGCGGCGGAGTTGCTGGACGCTGGGGTTTATCGCCAACGCTAACTGTAGGTTTAGGTGGGGTCTACGACGACTCTTTACAAGGCTTGGCAGAGGTCTTCTGGCGACCTGATAACTTTCCTTTACAAGTAGCAGTCTCGGCGCTGGCAGGTTCTAAATTGGAGGCGATCGCCGATATTCAATTCACTCCCTCGCCTAATTTCAGTGCGTTGCTATCGAGTGACAGATATTCCAGTCGTTTGAATCTCAATTGGCAGTTGTCGCGCAGCTTCAGCTTATATGCCTCAGCTAACAGTCGCGATGCCACATCTGGAGGAGTGCAATTTAGCTTTAGCGGGAAAAATGTCTTCACCTTTGCCCGTGCTGGCTTGGATACCAAAAACCGCCTGCGTTGGTACTTACTCCAAGGTTTGGGCAGATTGGAACTGAACTTACAAGGTAACGAAGTAGGTACGAATTCGGCACTGACGTACAACTTATCTCAAGACAATGGCAACACCGAACACTCGTTGCTATTAAATTATGAAACGCGCAGTCAAGGTAGAAGCGATCGCTTACTGACTCTTGGCTGGCAATATCGATCGCCACAACGGGCAAGTGATGGAAACTATTTATGGGAAGCCCAACTAGGTTACGGGATGAATTCTGGAGGTAGCGGTCTATTTGCCTCGCTGGGAACCACCGTCCTACCAGGCGTGATGTTGCGCGGACGCTACCAAGGAGTATCTCTCACCTCTGATGAGTCGAGTTTCAGTGTAGAGTTAGTTTCTAGCTTAGGCTTGCAGGCGGGTATTAGCCCAGGCGACAGGCATACCAGCGAGTTCCGTACCCAAGGGGGTTTATTAATTCAACCGTTTTTTGACCGCAATAACAACTCAAAACGCGATCCAAGTGAAGAGATTTACACCGAAAACTGCGATCTGTTACTGATACTAAATAATCAACCACTAACCGCTTGGCGACCGAAAATTCAACACAATCGCATCCTCTTGCGCCTACCACCCAATACCTACCGTTTAGACTTCGATCCGGCGGGATTCCCTCCCGATTGGCAAGCACACCTACAAGCTTTGGCTGTGGTTGTCAGTGCTGGCAGCTACACCCCCGTTTTCGTGCCTCTAGTTCCTGCCTTTAGCCGCACTGGAGTTGTTATTGATATGCAAAACAAACCGATTGCTGGTGCAACGGTAGAAGCTATAGGAAAATCTGGTCAGCGCAAATTTTCCGTGACGAACAGCGCCGGAGTTTACTATCTAGAAGGATTATCTCAGGGAGAGTATACACTGACAGTAAATGGTCGCTCCCATTTACGGTTGAAATTAGATACATCTACCAAACCGTTTCAAGAACTTAATTTGAAAGCCAAAGTTTAATATCCAGCCGCTCGATCTACGATGTTGCGCAAAGGTTTCCCAGCTTTATAGAGTGCCAAATTTTCTAGAAATAACTCTATTACCCGTTGTTGCATCTGTTGAGATATGCCGCTACAGTGAGGAGTTATAAAGACATTGGGTAGCGATCGCAATTGACTGTCTGCTGGTAGTGGTTCTACAGTAAAAGCATCTAAAGCCGCGCCTGCAATCCAGCCTTTTTGGAGAGCGTGAATGAGAGCATTCTCATCGATAATTCCGCCACGGGCAATATTAATTAAATAAGCACTTGCCTGCATGGATTTTAGGACATTGGCATCGATTAGGTGTTTTGTTTGAGGTGTTAAAGGCGTAGCCAAGACGAGATAATCTACCTTTGGTAAAAGTTTACGCCATTCTTGTGCGCCAACTACCAAATCGAAACCGGGCAGCGATCGCGGATGCAAGCAACTCCCCCAGACGCGCATTCCAAAAGCTTGAGCGCGGGTGGCGATCGCTTGACCAATACCTCCAGCACCGATAATTAGGATAGTTGCGCCCATCAATTCTTGGATTCCCAAAGCTTCTACTTCTGGATATGACAACCAACGATCTTGCTGTTGGGCTTTAAATGTAGATAAGCATTTGGCGCGATCGAGCATATATGCTAAGACAAATTCAGCAATAGGAATTGCATGAACTCCAGCACTATTTGTCATTATCAGATCGCGAGAGACTAAGGTTGGGATTAATAAATGGTCAATGCCTGCACTTTCAGTATGCAGCCAACGTAGATTGGGTAATTGTGATAATACTTGCTCGAAAAACGTATTATAAGACCATTCATGAAAATACACCTCAGCATCGCTTGGATCTCCATCTAGATTGCCTTGAAGATCGAGCTTGACAATGCGATCGTCGTTCGATAAATGAGGCTCGATCTGTGCTGCTAAATTACTTGGTAAAACAATTTTCATAAAATTCTTATTTCCAAATTCCGAATTCCGAATTCCGAATTCCGAATTACCCTTTCACGCCGCTACCTGCTGCTGTGGGTACGATGTAACGTTGCACGAACAGAAATAAAATTAAAATTGGTGCAATTGAAATTATCGAACCAGCTGCAATTAATCGCCAGTCTAAAGAGAAGGTTCCTGCTAACATTGCCACCCCTAAAGGTAAAGTGTAAAGTTCGGGGCGATCGATCACAATCAAAGGCCAAAGAAAGTCACTCCAAGCACCGATGAAAACAAAAATTGCCAACGTGACGAGGGCGGGGCGAATAGCTGGTAGCATGACGTTCCACCAAATACCTAATTCCGAACACCCATCAATTCTGGCTGCTTCTTCTAATTCTTTCGGAACGCCTTGAAAGGCTTGCCGTAGTAGAA
This window of the Chroococcidiopsis thermalis PCC 7203 genome carries:
- a CDS encoding carboxypeptidase-like regulatory domain-containing protein; the encoded protein is MKTKYLLTLSLLTAVLGTFETAIAQVTTNESSIKILPDLLNSELMHSAAPATSANNSNSLLTPKTEFSVFPVGINIGDRNVKSGALVRGQEDGRQALNFANWRLSYDDIIQVLKFNVTTLADGQIEVRSAGIVTRLNPKKLRTDPELGLVFSIQDLQTLFGVKAKFDLNEYAIILEVPWLTQPATNTFEETETPVVLNGLQRLYPGKLNIAGMEQRVNATGTGDTTPTYTGDTLAVGSAFGGSWFVRTTQSQLQDFSTWKLAEAQFLRQTDFTDYFVGSQPTFWQSQETRNYWGLTLVQRQGFSPPQSLSAGSSDPRQRLQAAVVGRTIAGKAEPGTLVRLVRGFGSRAISEVLVDSSGIYRFENIKSDRAYDSNYRVFLYPQGRLTAPPEIREASFSTVPGQIPAGASAFVVSGGWQSDTDTQIPSMRELRGGVAGRWGLSPTLTVGLGGVYDDSLQGLAEVFWRPDNFPLQVAVSALAGSKLEAIADIQFTPSPNFSALLSSDRYSSRLNLNWQLSRSFSLYASANSRDATSGGVQFSFSGKNVFTFARAGLDTKNRLRWYLLQGLGRLELNLQGNEVGTNSALTYNLSQDNGNTEHSLLLNYETRSQGRSDRLLTLGWQYRSPQRASDGNYLWEAQLGYGMNSGGSGLFASLGTTVLPGVMLRGRYQGVSLTSDESSFSVELVSSLGLQAGISPGDRHTSEFRTQGGLLIQPFFDRNNNSKRDPSEEIYTENCDLLLILNNQPLTAWRPKIQHNRILLRLPPNTYRLDFDPAGFPPDWQAHLQALAVVVSAGSYTPVFVPLVPAFSRTGVVIDMQNKPIAGATVEAIGKSGQRKFSVTNSAGVYYLEGLSQGEYTLTVNGRSHLRLKLDTSTKPFQELNLKAKV
- a CDS encoding D-2-hydroxyacid dehydrogenase, giving the protein MKIVLPSNLAAQIEPHLSNDDRIVKLDLQGNLDGDPSDAEVYFHEWSYNTFFEQVLSQLPNLRWLHTESAGIDHLLIPTLVSRDLIMTNSAGVHAIPIAEFVLAYMLDRAKCLSTFKAQQQDRWLSYPEVEALGIQELMGATILIIGAGGIGQAIATRAQAFGMRVWGSCLHPRSLPGFDLVVGAQEWRKLLPKVDYLVLATPLTPQTKHLIDANVLKSMQASAYLINIARGGIIDENALIHALQKGWIAGAALDAFTVEPLPADSQLRSLPNVFITPHCSGISQQMQQRVIELFLENLALYKAGKPLRNIVDRAAGY